The following coding sequences lie in one Vibrio algicola genomic window:
- a CDS encoding GlxA family transcriptional regulator, whose amino-acid sequence MILPSVNIGVFTPQGCSPLSEGLLREPFILANQLLEQDKYQLTLLDHSVLTTLQEFDLLIVLAEQAPQQPISFSVKHTLQYYYQHNTPILSVHAGLYWIFDSGIEASGKFTNKQPDHDQPPISAQTLVAHWSLLDDLKEKYPNAALTDQLFQFGPHLSSCAGQTALLDCVLHYLQPFEEDELIQQLTELLCMKGLRNGEEKQRTPLMTSTIDAKLSAAIALMESHIETPLTTDDIANQVYISRRQLERLFKRHLDSMPARHYMQVRLKHAKHLLQTTSTSIVQIGLKCGFSSGPHFSSAYKTYYQLTPREERSKLNISS is encoded by the coding sequence ATGATTTTACCAAGCGTAAATATCGGCGTGTTTACCCCTCAAGGTTGCTCCCCCTTGAGCGAAGGCTTATTGCGCGAACCTTTTATCTTGGCAAATCAATTATTAGAGCAAGATAAATATCAACTCACGCTGTTAGATCATTCTGTTTTAACGACTCTACAAGAGTTTGATTTATTGATCGTGTTAGCAGAACAAGCCCCCCAGCAACCCATCTCTTTTTCGGTTAAACATACACTGCAATATTATTATCAACATAACACCCCAATACTCAGTGTCCATGCGGGGTTGTATTGGATATTTGATAGCGGCATTGAAGCAAGTGGTAAATTCACCAACAAGCAGCCAGACCATGATCAGCCGCCTATCAGCGCCCAAACCTTGGTGGCCCATTGGTCATTACTCGATGATCTAAAAGAAAAATATCCAAACGCGGCATTAACGGATCAATTATTTCAATTTGGCCCACACCTTAGCAGTTGCGCTGGGCAAACCGCGCTACTCGATTGCGTATTACACTATTTACAACCGTTCGAAGAAGATGAGTTGATCCAACAATTAACCGAATTACTGTGTATGAAAGGCTTGCGAAATGGCGAAGAAAAGCAGCGCACGCCTCTTATGACCTCCACTATTGATGCAAAACTCAGTGCAGCAATAGCGTTAATGGAAAGTCATATCGAAACACCATTAACCACCGATGATATTGCCAACCAAGTGTATATTTCTCGTCGTCAGTTAGAGCGATTATTTAAACGCCATCTCGATAGCATGCCGGCGCGTCATTACATGCAAGTTCGTCTAAAACACGCTAAGCATTTACTGCAAACCACTTCAACCTCTATTGTTCAAATTGGATTAAAATGTGGCTTTTCTAGCGGTCCGCATTTCTCTTCTGCCTATAAAACCTATTACCAATTAACTCCAAGAGAAGAACGTTCGAAGCTCAATATTTCATCATAA
- a CDS encoding EAL domain-containing protein, whose product MPNNFSNFKKMLTKKAFIILFIPLPFVMLACFHLSNIKLNHQLNTLAQSYVPQLEEVVDELRDENKQALYGAQNCQQIQKDLLFKAFLREMLISENGKIVCSSKRGYKEYESFASLFPNKNLQTGEYLFDFPYENSRVRSLIVVDADKNNPRRAAISVVDQRYIDVRLGLKSDDRIQNSQLTVNKVTYPKGNHVEDLPYAVSASSNYLAIKVTIAPSDTFKHDIFAIYYISIIPVSLLISLIIFLIQHWFNNRGSLIEDLKRGMKNNELYLHYQPLIASDNKQLSGVEALIRWKKPAYGNIPPDIFIPLAEQHNFINIITDFVFDKALLEWKDSNLSQPMHIGINVPPSYLLTSDCMSKLSRWVKQYQAHNLTLGIEITERQLLNQQGRAILNDIRALGIEVFIDDFGTGYTSLSILQDIKFDYLKIDRCFINTIGVESVNAPVLNSIINLAHQLNVKIVAEGVETQEQMEYLTSKNVSLLQGYFLYKPMPFSQISNLLIKGSLD is encoded by the coding sequence ATGCCTAATAATTTTTCCAATTTTAAAAAAATGCTTACCAAGAAAGCATTTATCATTCTTTTCATCCCATTGCCTTTCGTCATGCTTGCTTGCTTTCATTTAAGCAATATCAAACTTAACCACCAACTCAATACCTTAGCTCAATCGTATGTGCCTCAACTTGAAGAAGTGGTGGATGAATTAAGAGATGAAAATAAACAAGCCCTTTACGGTGCGCAAAACTGCCAACAGATTCAGAAAGACCTTTTATTTAAAGCTTTTTTACGTGAGATGTTGATATCTGAAAATGGCAAAATTGTCTGCTCATCCAAGCGAGGCTATAAAGAATACGAGTCTTTTGCTTCACTATTTCCTAATAAGAACTTACAAACAGGTGAATATTTATTCGATTTCCCTTATGAGAACAGCCGCGTTCGCAGTCTGATTGTGGTTGATGCTGATAAGAATAATCCGCGTCGCGCCGCGATCTCCGTGGTTGATCAGCGTTATATTGATGTTCGCCTTGGACTCAAATCGGATGACCGTATCCAAAATTCACAGCTCACCGTCAACAAAGTGACCTACCCGAAAGGCAATCATGTCGAAGATTTACCTTATGCGGTTTCTGCTTCTTCCAACTATTTGGCGATCAAGGTGACCATTGCGCCTAGTGACACATTCAAACACGACATTTTTGCCATTTACTACATCAGCATTATTCCGGTTTCATTATTGATTTCTTTAATTATCTTTCTGATCCAACATTGGTTTAATAATCGAGGTTCATTAATTGAAGATCTTAAAAGAGGGATGAAAAATAATGAGCTTTATTTGCATTATCAACCCCTTATTGCATCAGACAATAAGCAGTTATCAGGAGTAGAGGCGCTGATTCGGTGGAAAAAACCTGCATACGGCAATATTCCGCCTGATATTTTTATTCCATTAGCAGAGCAGCATAATTTCATCAATATCATCACAGATTTTGTGTTTGATAAAGCCTTATTAGAGTGGAAAGATTCGAACCTCAGCCAACCTATGCATATTGGTATTAATGTTCCACCATCGTATTTACTTACCTCCGACTGCATGAGTAAGCTAAGCCGTTGGGTAAAACAATACCAAGCTCACAATCTCACACTCGGCATCGAAATCACCGAACGACAACTACTCAATCAACAAGGTCGAGCGATTTTAAATGATATTCGCGCATTAGGAATTGAAGTATTTATCGATGACTTTGGTACCGGTTATACCTCATTGTCTATACTGCAAGATATTAAGTTTGATTATTTAAAAATTGATCGTTGCTTTATCAATACCATTGGGGTGGAATCGGTTAATGCGCCGGTACTGAACAGTATTATCAATCTTGCCCACCAGCTGAACGTTAAAATCGTAGCTGAAGGGGTTGAGACTCAAGAACAAATGGAGTATTTAACATCGAAAAATGTGTCCTTATTACAAGGCTATTTTTTATACAAGCCCATGCCTTTTAGTCAAATTAGTAATCTATTGATTAAAGGTTCTCTTGATTAA
- a CDS encoding YkvA family protein, which translates to MSDNQFEQEFSDEKFWDKTKNFAKAAGENVLGTALKLYYSAQDPSTPIWAKSAIYGALGYFISPIDAIPDITPFVGYSDDLGVLVAATAAVVAYIKQEHSDKAENKLKQWFGERESKTEPNPNNHQ; encoded by the coding sequence ATGTCAGACAATCAATTTGAGCAAGAATTTAGCGATGAAAAGTTTTGGGACAAGACCAAAAACTTCGCTAAGGCCGCTGGCGAAAACGTATTAGGCACCGCGTTAAAATTGTATTATTCTGCGCAAGATCCAAGCACTCCTATTTGGGCCAAAAGTGCAATTTATGGCGCATTAGGTTATTTTATTTCACCCATTGATGCCATTCCAGATATCACGCCTTTTGTCGGGTATTCTGATGATCTCGGGGTTTTAGTTGCGGCAACCGCTGCAGTGGTCGCGTATATTAAGCAAGAACATAGCGATAAAGCTGAAAATAAACTGAAACAATGGTTTGGTGAGCGTGAGTCTAAAACAGAACCCAATCCGAATAACCATCAATGA
- a CDS encoding pseudouridine synthase, translating into MRLDKFICKSTNLSRTQAIEQIHSGSVSVNSVIIQDEATQVHQNNTVTLNGEALQARPFRYILLHKPANTICSNVDEVYPSLFHYLDVDNVSELHIAGRLDADTTGMVLITDDGRWSYNITTPTNLCAKVYRVGLSRPIAETSVERFKQGIQLQGEAQLTHPAQLSIITPNEVLLSITQGKFHQVKRMFAAVGNRVVSLHREAIGGVHLDVDVEQWRYLSESEVQQLSH; encoded by the coding sequence ATGCGTTTAGATAAGTTTATTTGTAAAAGTACCAATCTCTCTCGCACCCAAGCGATAGAACAGATCCATAGCGGTTCTGTCAGCGTAAACAGTGTCATTATTCAAGATGAAGCCACACAGGTGCACCAAAATAACACCGTCACTTTAAATGGCGAGGCACTGCAAGCGCGTCCTTTTCGCTATATTCTATTGCATAAACCTGCCAATACCATTTGTTCGAATGTCGATGAAGTGTATCCCTCTTTATTTCATTATCTTGATGTTGATAACGTTTCAGAATTGCATATCGCAGGCCGTTTGGATGCCGACACCACCGGCATGGTGCTGATCACCGATGACGGACGTTGGTCTTATAACATCACCACCCCAACCAATTTATGTGCCAAAGTGTACCGAGTTGGGTTATCGCGTCCGATTGCAGAGACTAGTGTTGAAAGGTTTAAACAAGGTATTCAATTGCAAGGGGAGGCGCAATTAACTCACCCAGCGCAATTGAGCATTATTACGCCTAATGAGGTATTACTTAGTATCACCCAAGGTAAATTTCATCAGGTGAAGCGAATGTTTGCTGCGGTGGGAAATCGAGTGGTATCACTGCATCGTGAAGCTATCGGCGGAGTGCATTTAGATGTTGATGTGGAACAATGGCGATATTTAAGTGAGTCAGAAGTTCAACAGTTAAGTCACTAA
- a CDS encoding tRNA (adenine(22)-N(1))-methyltransferase codes for MKLNKRLKQIKHMVTNDYTHIWDCCCDHGFLGAALLSRQAAEHVHFVDIVPELMAELDDKLQRFYANSLSTWQTHCLDVAKLPLAQYQGKHLVIIAGVGGDLMKGFISSICQKHPQLELDFLLCPVHHQFALRQHLISLDFSLQREILVEENKRFYEVLLVSSNKNQGNSNKISAVGEDIWHATTPQQTEVVSAYLNKTLTHYQRIQQGQNHEVEHILKAYQAVQPSFN; via the coding sequence TTGAAGCTTAATAAACGTTTAAAACAGATTAAACACATGGTCACCAATGATTACACCCATATATGGGATTGCTGTTGTGATCACGGTTTTTTAGGGGCGGCGTTATTATCAAGACAAGCGGCCGAGCATGTTCATTTTGTCGATATTGTGCCTGAATTAATGGCCGAGTTAGACGACAAGCTACAACGATTTTATGCTAATTCACTTTCAACTTGGCAAACTCATTGTTTGGATGTCGCAAAACTGCCTTTAGCGCAATATCAAGGTAAGCATTTAGTGATCATAGCCGGTGTGGGAGGCGATTTAATGAAGGGTTTTATTTCATCGATTTGTCAAAAACACCCACAATTAGAACTCGATTTTTTATTGTGCCCGGTTCATCATCAATTTGCTTTACGCCAACACCTCATCTCGCTTGATTTCAGTTTACAACGCGAAATATTAGTCGAAGAAAACAAACGCTTTTATGAGGTGTTGTTGGTTTCATCAAACAAGAACCAAGGCAATAGCAATAAGATTAGCGCGGTAGGAGAAGATATTTGGCATGCGACAACCCCACAACAAACTGAAGTGGTGAGTGCTTATTTAAACAAAACATTAACTCATTATCAGCGTATTCAACAAGGCCAAAATCACGAGGTTGAGCATATCCTTAAGGCTTACCAAGCCGTGCAGCCAAGTTTCAATTAA
- a CDS encoding IS5 family transposase yields MPYKHNNSKRHHFKKHTYRLTNHSDYNQALKNRGRIDVWLSDEILKTWQHEERTYDGTGSTEKYPDSTIEACHYLRMVFKLPLRQAQGFIENLLDMLGMKHLQCPDYTLQSKRLSQLDFTTPRFKKNDKPDTNIVAIAIDSTGLKRFGKDEWHQEKHKVNAKRSWRKAHFLVDSNHLIQSAVLTDKNTMDDQVFESLCQSIVTDVELISADKMYDTNAVYQTLEAHFPNADIVIPPKGNTFADDDHHPKRMSNLIGCFALGIIDWQRVRQYGKRNISETAMQRYKKIIGNQLHSRKLTNQRQEMLIGCSILNRFTHLGMPNSYRVA; encoded by the coding sequence ATGCCTTACAAACATAACAACTCTAAACGTCATCATTTTAAGAAGCATACTTATCGGCTGACCAATCATTCAGACTACAATCAGGCCCTCAAAAACCGAGGACGAATTGATGTCTGGTTGTCCGATGAGATCCTCAAAACTTGGCAGCATGAAGAGCGAACCTACGATGGTACGGGCTCGACGGAAAAATATCCTGACAGTACGATTGAAGCCTGTCATTATCTGAGAATGGTGTTTAAATTACCCCTGCGCCAAGCGCAGGGGTTCATCGAAAATTTACTAGATATGTTGGGCATGAAGCACCTTCAATGTCCAGATTATACCTTACAGTCAAAACGACTCAGTCAGCTTGATTTTACAACACCACGATTTAAAAAGAACGATAAACCCGATACCAACATTGTCGCTATCGCCATTGATTCTACAGGGCTGAAAAGGTTTGGTAAGGACGAGTGGCACCAGGAAAAACATAAGGTTAATGCCAAGCGTAGCTGGAGAAAAGCACATTTTTTGGTTGATAGTAACCACCTGATCCAAAGCGCCGTATTGACTGACAAAAATACAATGGATGATCAAGTTTTCGAGTCGTTATGTCAGTCTATCGTTACGGATGTTGAGCTGATAAGTGCCGACAAAATGTATGATACCAATGCAGTGTACCAGACATTAGAAGCCCATTTTCCAAATGCTGATATTGTTATACCGCCGAAGGGCAATACGTTTGCGGATGACGACCATCATCCCAAGAGGATGAGCAACCTGATAGGTTGCTTTGCCCTTGGTATTATTGATTGGCAGAGGGTACGGCAATATGGAAAAAGGAATATTTCAGAAACGGCCATGCAACGTTATAAGAAGATCATCGGCAACCAATTACACAGTAGAAAGTTAACCAATCAACGGCAGGAAATGCTCATCGGTTGTTCCATTTTAAATCGTTTCACTCACCTCGGAATGCCCAATAGCTACCGAGTCGCCTAA
- a CDS encoding DUF6622 family protein — protein sequence MLIEIIKNTPVWVWILLAYLVRRGITSLKPREVSVRRLLIIPMIFFIWGVYEIITTLTLTSLTLTLVIGSFTLGVLGLLFVNRRFINQAKYNPDTMMVILPGQPISLLLILFAFISHYVFSVFVAVDPQIVKSASFVVIFCVLSGFSIGAFWGNTLRNLHVAITARKSIV from the coding sequence ATGTTGATTGAAATAATTAAGAATACACCTGTTTGGGTATGGATTCTTTTGGCTTATTTAGTACGTCGTGGAATTACTTCATTAAAACCAAGAGAAGTGTCTGTTAGGAGGTTATTGATCATACCCATGATTTTTTTCATATGGGGTGTTTATGAAATCATCACAACCCTAACGTTGACTAGCTTGACCTTAACACTCGTTATCGGATCTTTTACGTTAGGCGTATTAGGCCTCCTATTCGTTAATAGGAGGTTTATTAATCAAGCAAAATATAATCCTGATACGATGATGGTTATATTGCCGGGGCAACCTATTTCTTTGTTACTGATACTCTTTGCTTTCATTTCGCATTATGTTTTTTCTGTTTTTGTTGCAGTAGATCCCCAAATTGTTAAATCTGCGTCTTTTGTCGTTATTTTTTGTGTGTTATCTGGGTTCAGTATCGGCGCTTTTTGGGGCAACACTTTAAGAAATCTTCATGTTGCAATAACAGCGAGAAAGTCCATAGTTTGA
- a CDS encoding multidrug effflux MFS transporter gives MNCYSSKYTKSMKTETTTSAVNAFKKTPLLLAMMIIATGQVGVSIYLPSLPLISQDLAVSQAQVQSIVTMFLLAFGLSQLFYGPLSDAIGRRPVFLIGQGVYLIGTLICVLFANSFDALLMGRLLQGLGAGSASVLGRSVLRDSYDGFNLTKALSYLSITASILPIISPVFGGWVAFHFGWQSVFMAVLIYLLAIVALGWMVLPETLPYAKSRFNVRKVLLAYRELITNKQVLTSASYNWISYLGAVVSLSVLPFLLQNELGMTASQYGQAMIIPSAGLLIGSVTVNRLNHYFQPSQILCLAFTVMAIAGLWLLLTPLSVGHLITAFTILTIAQGMTFPLSMSMLLEPHPNRVGAVSALSGSIQMCVAGFGGGFLVRNYVSSQNDLGIFYLAITVSMVLVLLGSRVKQDNHDLEKSL, from the coding sequence ATCAATTGCTATTCTTCAAAGTACACTAAATCCATGAAAACAGAAACCACCACCAGTGCGGTTAACGCCTTTAAAAAAACACCCCTCTTACTTGCGATGATGATCATTGCCACAGGTCAGGTGGGGGTGAGCATTTACTTGCCTTCTTTACCGCTGATCAGCCAAGATCTTGCGGTATCCCAAGCGCAGGTTCAATCTATTGTGACGATGTTCTTACTCGCTTTTGGATTATCGCAACTGTTCTATGGGCCATTATCGGATGCGATTGGCCGTCGTCCGGTATTTTTGATCGGACAAGGGGTGTATTTAATTGGCACATTAATTTGTGTGTTGTTCGCCAACAGTTTTGATGCGCTATTAATGGGACGGTTATTACAAGGCTTAGGCGCTGGGAGTGCCTCTGTGTTGGGGCGTAGCGTCTTGCGTGACAGTTACGATGGCTTCAACCTCACCAAAGCGCTGTCTTATTTGTCGATCACCGCATCTATTTTACCGATTATTTCGCCAGTATTTGGCGGCTGGGTAGCCTTTCACTTTGGTTGGCAAAGTGTATTTATGGCGGTTTTGATTTACTTACTCGCGATTGTTGCTCTGGGGTGGATGGTATTGCCGGAAACCTTGCCTTACGCGAAAAGTCGATTTAATGTCAGAAAAGTATTACTCGCTTATCGTGAACTGATCACCAATAAACAAGTTCTTACCAGTGCCAGTTACAATTGGATCAGCTACTTAGGCGCGGTGGTGTCGTTGTCGGTATTGCCTTTTTTATTGCAAAATGAATTAGGCATGACCGCCTCACAATATGGACAAGCAATGATCATCCCATCGGCGGGGTTATTAATTGGCAGTGTTACTGTTAATCGCTTAAATCATTATTTTCAACCTAGCCAGATTTTATGTTTAGCATTTACCGTGATGGCAATCGCCGGTTTATGGCTATTACTCACTCCGCTTTCGGTTGGACATTTAATTACCGCATTTACTATTTTAACCATTGCTCAAGGCATGACTTTTCCGTTATCAATGTCGATGCTATTAGAACCTCACCCTAATCGCGTTGGCGCAGTCTCCGCTTTATCTGGCTCGATTCAAATGTGTGTCGCCGGTTTCGGTGGTGGATTTTTAGTCCGCAACTATGTCAGCAGCCAAAATGATCTCGGCATTTTTTATTTAGCCATCACCGTGAGTATGGTGCTGGTTTTGTTGGGGAGTCGTGTGAAGCAAGATAATCATGATTTAGAAAAAAGCTTGTAA
- a CDS encoding LysR family transcriptional regulator produces the protein MDWIESVRTYIKVVEEGSFNQAARRLNTTSSAVSKRIHFLEQRIGVQLLKRTTRSLSQTEAGAMFYQRGKTQLEQWQSLVDETRSVNQTPTGLLRVGTTLALGSKFFMRYVDDFLRQYPHIKVQLITTMPGQLPELSFDIFIGREIEKLDTLSFRAAPLVDYQSGFYAAPSYLKEHGEPQTIDDLEHHNMLVWGEKVTREVRLTSPAKRTRKVTLSGNFSTTNPEALFHSAKRGMGIILSNQVMLQEEIQRGELMRILSDVTSEHTRVYAYYPKLDYAHTRTQLFVDYFKQRLESEKGVVKL, from the coding sequence ATGGATTGGATAGAATCGGTAAGAACGTATATCAAAGTAGTAGAAGAGGGCAGCTTTAATCAGGCGGCAAGGCGATTAAATACCACCAGTTCGGCGGTGAGTAAGCGGATCCATTTTTTAGAACAACGCATTGGGGTGCAACTATTAAAGCGTACTACCCGTTCGTTGAGCCAAACCGAAGCCGGCGCGATGTTTTATCAACGCGGTAAAACTCAGTTAGAGCAATGGCAATCGCTGGTGGACGAAACTCGCTCGGTCAACCAAACCCCCACCGGATTATTAAGAGTGGGCACCACTTTGGCGTTAGGCTCTAAATTCTTTATGCGTTATGTTGATGATTTTTTGCGCCAGTATCCACACATTAAAGTGCAGCTTATTACCACCATGCCTGGGCAATTACCTGAACTCAGTTTTGATATTTTTATTGGTCGAGAAATTGAAAAATTAGATACGTTGAGTTTTCGTGCGGCGCCTTTAGTGGATTATCAATCGGGCTTTTATGCCGCGCCAAGCTATCTGAAAGAGCATGGAGAACCACAGACTATTGATGATTTAGAACATCACAATATGCTGGTGTGGGGCGAAAAAGTGACTCGAGAGGTCAGGTTAACCTCTCCTGCGAAGCGTACTCGCAAAGTGACATTAAGCGGTAATTTTTCCACCACCAACCCCGAGGCTTTATTTCACAGCGCCAAACGTGGCATGGGGATCATTTTATCCAATCAAGTGATGTTACAAGAAGAAATTCAGCGTGGTGAGTTGATGCGTATTTTGTCCGATGTGACTTCAGAACATACGCGGGTGTATGCGTATTACCCTAAATTGGATTATGCGCACACCCGAACTCAGTTATTTGTCGATTACTTTAAACAGCGTTTAGAAAGTGAAAAAGGGGTGGTTAAATTATAA
- the yjjG gene encoding pyrimidine 5'-nucleotidase: protein MKYDWILFDADETLFHFDSFKGIQLMFARKGVNFTAQDFETYQQVNKPLWIDYQNGDITAAQLKHTRFNAWAQKLGTTTADLNSSFLQAMADICTLLPGAQELMASLVGKAQVGIITNGFTELQTIRLQRTGMDQYIKHVIISEEVGVAKPDQGIFAHALKRIGNPEKSRVLIVGDNLHSDILGGLNFGIETCWLNHHGAEPVESIKPHYSVTSLSELQTILHA from the coding sequence ATGAAGTACGATTGGATTTTATTTGACGCCGACGAAACGCTTTTTCACTTTGACTCATTCAAAGGCATTCAATTAATGTTTGCCCGTAAAGGTGTCAATTTTACCGCGCAAGATTTCGAAACCTATCAACAGGTCAATAAACCATTGTGGATCGATTATCAAAATGGCGATATTACCGCCGCACAATTAAAGCACACTCGATTTAACGCTTGGGCACAAAAACTGGGCACCACCACTGCCGATCTTAATTCTTCCTTCTTACAAGCAATGGCAGACATCTGCACCTTATTGCCCGGCGCACAAGAATTAATGGCATCGTTAGTGGGTAAAGCGCAAGTTGGGATAATCACCAATGGCTTTACCGAACTGCAAACCATTCGCTTACAACGCACCGGCATGGACCAATACATAAAGCATGTGATTATTTCAGAAGAAGTGGGTGTGGCTAAACCCGATCAGGGCATTTTTGCGCACGCATTGAAACGCATTGGCAACCCTGAGAAATCACGCGTATTAATAGTAGGCGATAATTTACATTCCGATATTTTAGGCGGTCTTAACTTTGGTATTGAAACCTGCTGGCTCAACCATCACGGCGCAGAGCCGGTCGAGAGTATCAAACCGCATTACAGCGTGACGTCACTCTCTGAGTTGCAAACCATACTGCATGCGTAA
- a CDS encoding MarR family winged helix-turn-helix transcriptional regulator has product MNKHEEVLVAIRQIIRAVDLHSRKLNKELGLTGPQLLLMRSIRDCGEVTIRQLSNNTNMSQATATTIIDRIEKRGLVERKRSQLDKRKVHAYLTEEGAILLEKAPLPLQDHFIDRFQNLEEWEQSLLVSSVQRISSMMNAEHLNVAPLLEVGNIDHHQETPSR; this is encoded by the coding sequence ATGAACAAACATGAAGAAGTTTTGGTGGCTATCCGCCAGATCATTCGCGCCGTCGATTTACATTCCAGAAAACTCAATAAAGAACTCGGATTAACCGGTCCTCAGTTGCTTTTAATGCGCTCAATTCGTGATTGTGGTGAGGTAACGATTCGCCAGTTATCTAATAACACCAATATGAGTCAAGCCACCGCCACCACCATTATCGATCGCATCGAAAAACGTGGCTTGGTCGAGCGTAAACGTAGCCAGCTAGACAAACGTAAGGTACACGCTTATCTGACCGAAGAAGGCGCGATTTTACTCGAAAAAGCCCCACTGCCACTGCAAGATCACTTTATTGATCGCTTCCAAAATCTAGAAGAATGGGAACAGTCCTTATTGGTATCATCGGTACAACGTATCTCTTCCATGATGAATGCTGAACATTTAAATGTGGCGCCGCTATTAGAAGTCGGCAATATCGATCATCATCAAGAAACACCAAGCCGTTAA
- the proX gene encoding glycine betaine/L-proline ABC transporter substrate-binding protein ProX, with protein sequence MKNTRMKTLLASTILASTVAFTAQAADLPGKGVTVQPIQSTVAEETFQTLIVNKAMEALGYTVEPTKEVDYNVGYTSIANGDATYLAVNWDPLHSNKYVQAGGDDKYYRQGQYITGAAQGYLIDKKTADKYNITNIAQLKDPKLAKLFDTNDNGKADLTGCNPGWGCESVVNHQMKDFGLEATIDNNQGNYAAIIADTIARYQNGESILYYTWTPYWVSGVLVPGKDVVWLEVPHSSLPGDRGDIDTTLPNGKNYGFQMNSMRIVANKAFAEQNPAAAKLFAIMKLNINDVSAENLMMQKGQNKPADIEAHANGWIKAHQKQFNAWIEQAKAAAK encoded by the coding sequence ATGAAAAACACACGGATGAAAACCTTACTTGCTAGCACAATTTTAGCTTCAACTGTTGCCTTTACAGCCCAAGCGGCCGATCTGCCGGGTAAAGGCGTGACCGTTCAGCCTATTCAATCCACTGTTGCTGAAGAAACCTTCCAAACCCTAATCGTCAATAAAGCAATGGAAGCGCTCGGCTACACTGTTGAACCAACCAAAGAAGTGGATTACAACGTTGGTTACACCTCAATTGCTAACGGCGATGCTACATATTTGGCGGTTAACTGGGATCCACTACACAGCAACAAATATGTTCAAGCCGGTGGTGACGACAAATATTACCGTCAAGGTCAATACATTACAGGCGCTGCGCAAGGTTACTTAATTGATAAGAAAACGGCTGATAAATACAACATCACCAATATTGCTCAATTAAAAGACCCAAAACTGGCCAAATTGTTTGATACCAACGACAACGGCAAAGCTGACTTAACCGGTTGTAATCCAGGTTGGGGTTGTGAGTCTGTGGTTAATCACCAAATGAAAGATTTTGGTTTAGAAGCCACTATCGATAACAACCAAGGGAACTACGCCGCCATTATTGCCGATACCATTGCGCGTTATCAAAATGGTGAGTCGATCTTGTATTACACATGGACACCATATTGGGTAAGTGGTGTGCTCGTCCCAGGAAAAGATGTCGTTTGGTTAGAAGTGCCTCACTCATCACTACCAGGTGATCGTGGTGATATCGATACCACATTGCCAAATGGTAAAAACTACGGTTTCCAAATGAACAGCATGCGCATTGTTGCCAATAAAGCCTTTGCGGAACAAAACCCTGCAGCGGCAAAACTGTTTGCCATCATGAAGCTGAACATTAACGATGTCAGTGCCGAAAACCTGATGATGCAAAAAGGTCAAAACAAACCGGCTGATATCGAAGCCCATGCTAACGGTTGGATCAAAGCGCACCAGAAGCAATTTAATGCTTGGATTGAACAAGCAAAAGCGGCGGCCAAATAG